Below is a genomic region from Rhodohalobacter sp. 614A.
TCACCAAAACTTCAGACGGACCGGCCGGCATATCGATGGAAACCATCGCTTCGCTGTTTTGGAGAATCATTTTGGCGGCAGTAACATACTGGTTGCCGGGCCCGAAAATTTTATCCACTTTCGGGATGGATTCTGTTCCAAATGCCATTCCTGCAATGGCTTGGGCACCACCGGCCTTTACAATTTTTGAGACGCCGGTTTTTTGAGCAACATACACAACCGATTCAGGAATTTTGCCATTTTTATCAGGAGGTGTGGCCAGGACAATGGTTTTGCATCCGGCTAGCATGGCCGGAACACAAAGCATCATAGCGGTTGACGGAAGTGGAGCAGTTCCGCCCGGGATATAAACCCCAACCCGTTCAATCGGTTTGGCTACGCGTTGACACACCACTCCGTTTTGAATTTCCACTTCGATATCATCCGAAATCTGTCGCTGATGAAACTTCGAAATATTATGCATTGCGCGATCCAGGGCCGCAGTAATTTCATCAGGCAAATGGATGGAAATGTCATTGGGATCTACAGCTAACGGATCGGGATCAACACCGTCAAATTTTTTCGAAAACTCCCGAATCGCCCGATCCCCCTTTCTTTCAACGTCATCCAGAATAGGCTGTACCTGACCAAAAACAGCACTAAAATCCATTTTTGGCCGCCGGCAAAGAATCCCGGTTTCAGATTCGGAAAGTTGGTTGTAAGTGTACGTTTTCATAAAGGTTCAGTATTAAGTATCGGGTAGAAAGTAATGAGTACATTGAATCCTGATACTCAATACTTCATGCTTACTAACTCATTAAGCGATCATACTTTCTATGGGTAACATCACAATTCCGGTGGCACCGGCTTCTTTCAGGCGTTCCATCACATCCCAGAATGTTGATAATGGAACAACCGTGTGGATTGCAACCATTCCGTTATCTGCAAGGGGCATAACAGTCGGGCTTTTGAGTGAAGGAATGATTTCCTTGATTTGCTCAACAGCTTCCTGTGGGGCATTCATCATAATATACCTGCTTTTGCCCGCTTTTTGATACCCTTCAATTCGTTGGATTATTTTTTCAATGAGCTGACTTTTTCCTTCTGAGAGAGGTTTTTTGGTTCTGATCAGTTGGGTTTCTGAATCAAAAATATTGATCAGTTCAATCAAGCCATTTGCTTTGAGCGTGTTACCGGTAGAAACCAAATCACAAATGGCATCGGCAATTTCCAGGCGGGGAGCAATTTCCACAGATCCTGAAAGAGTAATCACTTTTACGTCAATGTTTTTCTCTTCAAAATAACGTTTTGTGATACCGGGATAACTCGTGGCAATTTTTTTACCGGCAAAATCTTCCGGTTTTTTGATGTCTCCGTTTTTGGGAACAGCCAGAGAAAGCCGGCATACGCCATAATTCAATCCGTGTAAAATATCTACGTCTACCTGGTCTTCTTCCACAACATTGGCTCCCACAAAGCCAAGATCGCAAACGCCATCCTGAACATATTCCGGGATATCATCATCGCGAATTAGCAGGAGTTCTACGTCAAAATTGAGGCATTTGACAAGCAGACTTCGTTTGTAGTCGTCAAACTTTAGTCCAATTCCTTCCAACAAGTTTAACGTTTTATCGGTCAGTCGTCCGCTTTTTTGGACGGCAATTCGTAGTGAGGTAGTAGAATCGAGAGTTCTCATAGGTCAAAAAAAATCTATAAATACAGAATATTAAAATTTAAAAGGTGAA
It encodes:
- the hisG gene encoding ATP phosphoribosyltransferase, with product MRTLDSTTSLRIAVQKSGRLTDKTLNLLEGIGLKFDDYKRSLLVKCLNFDVELLLIRDDDIPEYVQDGVCDLGFVGANVVEEDQVDVDILHGLNYGVCRLSLAVPKNGDIKKPEDFAGKKIATSYPGITKRYFEEKNIDVKVITLSGSVEIAPRLEIADAICDLVSTGNTLKANGLIELINIFDSETQLIRTKKPLSEGKSQLIEKIIQRIEGYQKAGKSRYIMMNAPQEAVEQIKEIIPSLKSPTVMPLADNGMVAIHTVVPLSTFWDVMERLKEAGATGIVMLPIESMIA
- the hisD gene encoding histidinol dehydrogenase: MKTYTYNQLSESETGILCRRPKMDFSAVFGQVQPILDDVERKGDRAIREFSKKFDGVDPDPLAVDPNDISIHLPDEITAALDRAMHNISKFHQRQISDDIEVEIQNGVVCQRVAKPIERVGVYIPGGTAPLPSTAMMLCVPAMLAGCKTIVLATPPDKNGKIPESVVYVAQKTGVSKIVKAGGAQAIAGMAFGTESIPKVDKIFGPGNQYVTAAKMILQNSEAMVSIDMPAGPSEVLVIADETADPEFVAIDLLSQAEHGSDSQAILVATKETDTSAISDELNKLLNQLPRKEFASKAIENSFMLLVNDSAEAIQFSNRYAPEHLIINTGDADKLAKKVTNAGSVFIGPWTPESMGDYASGTNHTLPTYGYARMYSGVSLSSFQKFITMQKISKTGLKDLGPTVEILAELEGLDAHKKAVSLRLKKLKD